CAGATCAAAGATGGCTTCTGCATTGTTCGTTGTTTTCTATCTTTCTTTCACAATTGATCGGTTCATAAAATTTACTGAAATGGCAGTATTTAGcaaggcagaagcaaccaactgGTGCCGATttctgcttcttccttccttttttcattttttctgtgATGTCGCTTTAATCAAATAGTCGTAATAACGAGAGAGAGGAGGATTGATTATTGGTCTCATGGAGGGTgccgatgatgatgatgatggcagGCCATTGGGTTCGAAGCCCGAGCACTGTACAACGCGGGTCAGGCCACCGGATTGACGTTCTGGGCTCCCAACATAAACATTTTCAGGGACCCCAGATGGGGGAGAGGTCAGGAGACGCCCGGCGAGGACCCTCTGACGAGCAGCAGGTATGCGGCCGCCTACGTTAGGGGACTGCAGGGCGCCCCTCTCCAGGGCAACGGCCGCCTCGGTCCGCTTCGCGCCTCCGCTTGCTGCAAGCACTTCACCGCCTACGATTTGGATAACTGGAAGGGCACCACTCGCTACGTCTTCAATGCCATCGTAAGCTGCTGTCCCTCCgtctcctccttcctttccctttccctttcccttccccctctttttttctcttcgccATAAATGAACATGTCGCTTCCTGCGTTTTACACTGTACTTTTCGTGAGTTTCACTGGGAGTCGTTTCGTGTCCATTGGGCCATACATAAATGAATTCGATCGCTTGTTGTATCTTTGAAATCTGAAACAGCACTAATGTTGCTTGTTTTTTTGGGTAAATTAAGTGGCTGCATGCAACACCGGGTGAATTAACTGGTCTGAATCCTCTCCACAAAAGATAGGTCTTTTTGGTTTTAAAGCGTGAGTGTTTAAGTTAAAAAGGGTTATTCTTTCTGAATAAAGGAAGGGAGCCATCTCCCCGCAGAATTACCATTTGAAGTTAAAAAGGGTTATGGGGTACAACTTTTGAAACATCTTTTTAAACAGAATGAGATGGAACTGAGTCCAATTTGTGGGAGTCTTTTATGGATGTCTCTTGCATGGGCGGGGCCAGGTTTCGGCGCAGGATTTGGCGGACACATACCAGCCACCGTTCCAAAGTTGCGTGGAGCAGGGTCAGGCCAGCGGCATTATGTGCTCGTATAACCGCGTCAACGGTGTGCCCAGCTGCGCGGACTACAACCTCCTCTCGGCGACGGCCAGGCAACATTGGGGCTTCAACGGGTAAGTCTCTGTAGgccggtctctctctctctctctctccaatccGGGACAGCTAAATACAAAGTGATGCCGATGGAACAGTGTATTGATGGGTGTAGTATAGGTGGCTGGGTTGGTGGCTAGTGAAAAGTTTAATCATCGGTTTGATTACTGTATGAACTAATATACTGAAGTGCAAAATGGTGGTAGGCGCTACTCTTGAGGGTTGGAAGGACTAGCCTTAAGTTTACTTAGACTTTAAAGTAACCCTGGCCACCAGGGCCAGGGTAAGAAGGATGGGCTCAGTCTCTTGTTGTCTGCTGCTTTTTCATCCTCACCACTTACCCCCATACGTGAGCACTGGACTCAAGTGGGCTAACCAACCTCACCCATCTACCCAACTCTGCCCTTTCTTTctaagaagaagaggaggccATGGAATGACCAAGCTGATCCTTTCTTGGTTGGAGAGgttcaaaggaaaaaagaaaagcagtttAAAAAGCCATGGTCGCGTGCTCGGTGCTTTTGCAATTTctattccttttcctttcttggttTTCAAAATGTGGAATGTTGCAAGATTTGGCCTACGGGATGCTCCCAAATCCTTGTCCCACCAAATGATGAAGGTCCAACGCCTCCCCGCCATGCATTCGTCATTGCATTGAGAAAGCAAGTAATCTGCTGTCTTTGAGTAGTTTCCTTTATCATGCGGACCTTCTTTCTTAGTCACATGGCAGAGGACGCACACTCTTGGCTTTGAGCTTTACATCTCTTCCAAAGTAAGAGACTTCAAGTCAATCCACCTAACCAGGTGTACGCAGTGCTTGTGAGCCTAATAGTAACACGTTTTCTTCAATCGTGCTTAATTTTGAGGCTTTTGAAATGAGACAGGAACCGATGTTTACAGCATTATTCAATCTaatcacttgtttatttgtCTGGACATTCTTGCCCGTATAATCAATTAGGTATATCACATCCGACTGCGATGCTGTTTCCATCATCCACGACGCTCAATATTATGCTGCCACAGCCGAAGACGCTGTTGGAGACGTCCTCAAAGCTGGTAATCAGTATAAACTTTCGTTTTTTGTCTTTCAGAATGTGCCACAGATCTGTTGAACTTGTTTTACATAATTATTTATCTCtcaattttcatgttcatttcgTTTACTGGTCCTGAGAATGTTTTGAGTTAAAAAAGGTCCAGAATTTAATTCCATGGGGTGAGTGTTTCTTCATAAACCGACAAGGTTCTTTCCAGACTTTTAATTTGTGCATCGAACGAGAAAAAGAGttgattgatgatgatgatgactgaTCGATTGGTGGTGCTGTATGGCCGTGTTTGTAATCGAATGGCGCAGGCATGGACGTGAACTGCGGCAACTATCTGTTGCAGCACACGAAGTCCGCAGTTCAACAGGGGAAGGTCAGGGAGTCCGACCTGGACAGGGCCCTCCACAACCTCTTCTCCGTCCGCATGCGGCTCGGCCTCTTCGACGGCGAGCCCTCCCGCCACCCTTACTTCGGCTCCATCCATTCCGGCCAAATATGCTCTCCTGCACATCAGAACCTGGCGCTCGAGGCAGCTCGCGACGGCATCGTGCTCCTGAAGAACTCTGGCAGACTCCTCCCGCTCTCGAGATCGAGGGTCCGATCGCTGGCCGTGATTGGCCCCAATGCCAACGACCACAAGGTGCTGGTCGGCAACTACGCCGGCCCGCCTTGTAAGGCCGTGACTCCTTTCGAGGGGCTGCAGAGATACGTTCCTGGCGCCCAGTACTCCCCAGGCTGCGATTCCGTTGGCTGCTCCTCCGACCACCTGATAGGCCAAGCGGTGAGTGCGGCCATTGGTGCAGACCATGTGATCCTGGTCATGGGGCTGGACCAAACGCAGGAAAGAGAGGAGTTTGACCGCCTGAGCCTGCTGCTACCAGGGCAGCAGCAGAAGCTCATCGAGAGAGTCGCCGCTGCAGCCAGGGTGCCCGTCGTTCTTGTGCTTCTGTGCGGCGGTCCGGTGGACGTGTCGTTTGCGAAGT
Above is a window of Nymphaea colorata isolate Beijing-Zhang1983 chromosome 8, ASM883128v2, whole genome shotgun sequence DNA encoding:
- the LOC116258772 gene encoding probable beta-D-xylosidase 7; translation: MEEVCSLTRHALLRLLFALPLLLAAASSRPPFACDPADPATRSHVFCRTSLPLEVRVRDLVSRLTLDEKVTQLVNSAPGVPRLGIPAYDWWSESLHGVSGSGRGIHFDGSIRAATSFPQVILTAASFNVLHWYQIGQAIGFEARALYNAGQATGLTFWAPNINIFRDPRWGRGQETPGEDPLTSSRYAAAYVRGLQGAPLQGNGRLGPLRASACCKHFTAYDLDNWKGTTRYVFNAIVSAQDLADTYQPPFQSCVEQGQASGIMCSYNRVNGVPSCADYNLLSATARQHWGFNGYITSDCDAVSIIHDAQYYAATAEDAVGDVLKAGMDVNCGNYLLQHTKSAVQQGKVRESDLDRALHNLFSVRMRLGLFDGEPSRHPYFGSIHSGQICSPAHQNLALEAARDGIVLLKNSGRLLPLSRSRVRSLAVIGPNANDHKVLVGNYAGPPCKAVTPFEGLQRYVPGAQYSPGCDSVGCSSDHLIGQAVSAAIGADHVILVMGLDQTQEREEFDRLSLLLPGQQQKLIERVAAAARVPVVLVLLCGGPVDVSFAKYNRKIGSILWAGYPGEAGGTALAEVIFGDHNPGGRLPMTWYPESFTGVPMTDMRMRPDPRTGYPGRTYRFYTGREVFRFGSGLSYSTYSYEFVSVTNRPLHLSGSSEAARPASEGAATAYHYDVEKLGVVACDEMRFSATVRVSNNGTMDGRHAVLLFSRRDNDVAAMGSPKKQLAGFQSTHVKAGERAEVEFVVEPCEHLSSAMEDGTKILRSGAHYLIVGDTEHQLTIVA